A stretch of the Campylobacter sp. 19-13652 genome encodes the following:
- a CDS encoding diacylglycerol kinase, which produces MKPKYSFFSNFAYARAGLAQIYKSEKSFRLEVAIFSVLTLLLFWFKFDSVYNILIITAQVFVLALECVNSAVERVVDLVTNDYHELAKHAKDAGSAAVMIGNFFVGFVWIAAIITKL; this is translated from the coding sequence GTGAAGCCTAAGTATTCATTTTTTAGCAACTTTGCCTACGCAAGGGCTGGGCTAGCGCAAATTTATAAAAGCGAAAAGAGTTTTAGGCTTGAGGTGGCTATTTTTAGCGTTTTGACACTCTTGCTTTTTTGGTTTAAATTTGATAGCGTTTATAATATCTTAATCATCACAGCGCAGGTTTTTGTACTAGCTCTTGAGTGCGTAAACTCAGCCGTTGAGCGCGTGGTAGATCTAGTAACAAACGACTATCATGAGCTAGCAAAACATGCAAAAGACGCAGGTAGCGCAGCTGTGATGATAGGCAATTTTTTCGTTGGGTTTGTATGGATAGCAGCGATTATTACGAAGCTTTAA
- a CDS encoding metal ABC transporter ATP-binding protein, translated as MSDISIKNLGFKYDGVEVLKNVNLEYNSRDFLVIIGPNGGGKSTLLKLMLGLLNPTSGTVEIYGKPPLSECVRLGYVPQATNANPDFPMRAIEVVLTGLLNEKFFGFYSANDKKRAMNALEKVGIAELSNRRVGELSGGQRQRVYIARALVSKSDIIMLDEPTASIDAKGQADIYMLLKSLNENKKGIVLVSHDLNIALGFASKVAYVNQTLHMHEISPSNKAQFISHLAKEHSHFCDVEIALKECGCKIRNAV; from the coding sequence TAGAGGTCTTAAAAAACGTAAACTTAGAGTATAATAGCAGGGATTTTTTAGTCATCATAGGTCCAAATGGTGGAGGCAAAAGCACCCTTTTAAAGCTCATGCTAGGACTTTTAAACCCCACAAGCGGAACCGTAGAAATTTATGGTAAACCCCCACTTAGCGAGTGCGTCAGGCTCGGCTACGTCCCTCAAGCCACAAATGCAAATCCAGACTTTCCCATGAGGGCAATCGAGGTCGTGCTAACTGGGCTTTTAAATGAAAAATTTTTTGGATTTTATAGCGCAAATGATAAAAAGCGAGCCATGAATGCACTTGAAAAAGTGGGCATAGCAGAGCTTAGTAACCGCAGAGTAGGCGAGCTAAGTGGAGGACAACGTCAAAGGGTCTACATTGCCCGTGCGCTAGTAAGCAAAAGCGATATAATAATGCTAGATGAACCAACAGCAAGTATAGACGCAAAAGGGCAAGCGGACATTTATATGCTATTAAAATCTCTAAACGAAAACAAAAAAGGCATCGTGCTAGTAAGCCATGATTTAAACATCGCTTTAGGCTTTGCATCAAAGGTCGCATATGTAAATCAAACCTTGCATATGCACGAAATAAGCCCGTCAAATAAGGCGCAGTTTATAAGCCACCTAGCCAAAGAACACAGCCACTTTTGCGACGTAGAAATCGCGCTAAAAGAGTGCGGCTGCAAAATAAGGAACGCGGTATGA
- a CDS encoding DMT family transporter, translated as MGYFRGMEFRADLALFVIAIMWGVTFLPMAEALKTNGVFTILFYRFSIATLLMLVILLKMRHKFDKPSFYRGVALGVLLFFGFWTQTEALKYTFSSTVAFITGLNVIFTPFIVLVLFKDRLSVYALVGAFLAAFGLYYLSAAELGVGLGEVLSTACAIFYSFEIIFAGRFVRKYNLYTLVITELFVVAVLSFFGAFFTENRAIAVWDSVFINTLIITSFFATFVAFLVQNWAQKFTSSAKTSLILTFEPVSAGFIGYFWGAEMLTSTQLMGAGLIMLGILISELGGAVFSKKASDKK; from the coding sequence TTGGGGTATTTTAGGGGTATGGAATTTCGTGCTGATTTGGCACTTTTTGTAATTGCTATTATGTGGGGAGTTACGTTTTTGCCGATGGCTGAAGCGCTTAAAACTAATGGCGTATTTACCATTTTATTTTATAGATTTAGCATAGCCACTTTATTAATGCTTGTAATTTTGCTAAAGATGAGGCATAAATTTGATAAGCCATCATTTTACCGTGGTGTGGCGCTTGGGGTTTTGCTATTTTTTGGATTTTGGACGCAGACTGAGGCTCTTAAATACACTTTTAGCTCGACTGTGGCTTTTATAACGGGGCTAAACGTCATTTTTACCCCATTTATCGTGCTTGTGCTTTTTAAAGATAGGCTTAGTGTGTATGCGCTAGTGGGCGCGTTTTTGGCGGCTTTTGGGCTATATTATCTAAGTGCGGCTGAGCTAGGAGTGGGGCTAGGCGAGGTGCTTTCGACTGCGTGTGCGATATTTTATTCGTTCGAGATTATATTTGCTGGGCGTTTTGTAAGGAAGTATAATCTTTACACTTTGGTTATAACTGAGCTTTTTGTGGTTGCTGTGCTTAGCTTTTTTGGTGCATTTTTTACCGAAAATAGGGCGATTGCTGTGTGGGATAGTGTATTTATAAACACCTTGATAATAACCTCATTTTTTGCCACTTTTGTAGCGTTTTTAGTCCAAAATTGGGCGCAAAAATTTACAAGCTCAGCCAAAACCTCCCTCATTCTTACCTTTGAGCCAGTAAGCGCTGGATTTATAGGATATTTTTGGGGTGCAGAAATGCTTACAAGTACCCAGCTAATGGGCGCTGGGCTTATTATGCTAGGAATTTTAATAAGCGAGCTAGGAGGTGCGGTATTTTCTAAAAAGGCTAGCGATAAAAAATGA
- a CDS encoding manganese efflux pump MntP family protein, whose protein sequence is MEIFLLAVALSMDSVALSIASGARLCENLTIKRAFYLAAIFGIFQGIMPIFGYFLGLSFASFVAEVDHFIACAILVFLGIKMIKESKESVANESCIIDLPLRDMVLGAVATSIDALAVGVTFSFDSSNIWQNSAIITLTCILLCFIACFIGKKMGERLEARALVLGGVILIALGIKIPLEHLGYI, encoded by the coding sequence ATGGAAATTTTCTTACTTGCAGTAGCACTTAGCATGGATAGCGTGGCGCTTAGTATCGCAAGCGGAGCTAGATTGTGCGAGAATTTAACTATAAAAAGGGCGTTTTATCTAGCAGCTATATTTGGCATATTTCAGGGGATTATGCCGATATTTGGCTACTTTTTGGGGCTTAGCTTTGCCTCTTTTGTGGCTGAAGTGGATCACTTTATAGCCTGTGCTATACTTGTGTTTTTAGGCATAAAAATGATAAAAGAAAGCAAGGAGAGCGTAGCTAATGAAAGCTGTATTATAGACTTGCCGCTTCGCGATATGGTGCTTGGTGCTGTGGCTACTAGCATAGACGCACTAGCAGTTGGGGTTACCTTTAGCTTTGATAGCTCAAATATCTGGCAAAACTCTGCTATAATAACCCTAACCTGTATTTTACTATGCTTTATAGCATGCTTTATCGGCAAAAAAATGGGCGAGAGACTAGAAGCGCGCGCGCTCGTGCTTGGGGGCGTGATTTTAATAGCGCTTGGGATTAAGATACCGCTTGAACATTTAGGATATATTTAG
- the glmM gene encoding phosphoglucosamine mutase, translating into MKLFGTDGVRAMAGKELSANVAMRLAMAAGIYFRKYSVTNTIMLGKDTRKSGYMIETAIVAGLTSVGYNVLQIGPMPTPAVAFLTEDMRCDAGIMISASHNPYYDNGIKFFDSKGNKLDASVESEIEKIYNDDEIIKNSLKSGSEIGANKRIDDVIGRYIVSIKNSFPKELTLKGVRIVLDVANGAAYRVAPTVFKELGADVIVINDKPNGLNINEECGALHPQNLASEVVRLRADIGFAFDGDADRLVVIDECGEVVHGDSLLGALGLWLAKKGDLKGGAMVATIMSNAALDDALGDVGCRLYRSGVGDKLVLDLMREKGVNFGGEQSGHIIFSDFAKTGDGVVSALQVAAMMLKTGKKASEIFNVIKPYPQILINLKVSQKVPLSEIAGLGELEEKCIKMGVRTLFRYSGTEPLIRLLVEGKNEQSVQEAANIAREFFAKALV; encoded by the coding sequence ATGAAGCTTTTTGGCACAGATGGAGTAAGAGCTATGGCCGGAAAAGAGCTAAGTGCAAACGTGGCTATGCGCCTAGCTATGGCAGCTGGCATATATTTTCGCAAATATTCGGTAACAAATACCATAATGCTAGGAAAAGATACGAGAAAAAGTGGCTATATGATAGAAACGGCCATAGTTGCAGGGCTTACTTCGGTGGGGTATAATGTGCTACAAATTGGTCCTATGCCGACCCCTGCGGTGGCGTTTTTAACAGAGGATATGCGCTGTGATGCGGGCATAATGATAAGCGCAAGCCACAATCCATACTACGATAATGGCATTAAATTCTTTGATAGCAAAGGCAACAAGCTAGATGCTAGCGTAGAGAGTGAAATAGAAAAAATTTATAATGATGACGAAATTATTAAAAACTCCCTAAAAAGTGGCAGCGAAATAGGCGCGAATAAGCGCATAGATGATGTCATCGGACGCTATATCGTAAGTATTAAAAACTCCTTTCCAAAAGAGCTAACCCTAAAGGGTGTGAGGATAGTCCTAGATGTGGCAAATGGTGCTGCTTACCGCGTCGCACCTACTGTTTTTAAGGAGCTTGGTGCTGATGTGATAGTCATAAATGACAAGCCAAACGGACTAAATATAAATGAGGAGTGCGGTGCACTTCACCCACAAAATCTCGCAAGCGAAGTGGTACGACTGCGTGCTGATATAGGCTTTGCGTTTGATGGGGATGCTGATAGGCTTGTAGTGATTGATGAGTGTGGTGAGGTAGTACATGGAGATAGTTTGTTGGGTGCACTTGGGCTTTGGCTGGCTAAAAAGGGCGATCTAAAAGGTGGTGCGATGGTAGCAACTATAATGAGTAACGCTGCTCTTGATGATGCGCTAGGTGATGTGGGATGCAGGCTTTATCGCAGTGGTGTGGGCGATAAGCTCGTGCTTGATCTTATGCGCGAAAAAGGTGTAAACTTTGGCGGAGAGCAGAGCGGGCATATTATATTTAGCGATTTTGCAAAGACTGGAGATGGCGTAGTTTCGGCACTGCAAGTAGCTGCCATGATGTTAAAAACTGGCAAAAAAGCAAGTGAAATTTTTAACGTCATTAAGCCATATCCGCAGATTTTGATAAATTTAAAAGTATCACAAAAAGTGCCTCTAAGCGAGATAGCTGGGCTTGGCGAGCTTGAGGAAAAATGCATCAAAATGGGCGTACGTACGCTGTTTCGATACTCTGGGACGGAGCCGCTTATTAGGCTTTTAGTAGAGGGTAAAAACGAACAATCTGTACAAGAGGCCGCAAATATTGCGCGCGAGTTTTTCGCAAAAGCGCTTGTGTGA
- a CDS encoding exodeoxyribonuclease III, with the protein MKLISWNVNGLRAVVGKDGFSWLSEQNPDFIGLQEIKVSEDNVPKQMYELGFKDISVNSAARAGYSGVMSLAKFDAVSLKSQFNDDDEGRVLEHRFGDVVLFNIYFPNGQKDDGRLAYKMDFYDKFLAYCDEILKSGKHVIFCGDVNTAHREIDLKNPKANSKTSGFLPIERAWIDRVLEHGFVDTFRQINGDVADAYSWWSYRFNARAKNVGWRIDYFFISAGLKDRLKDAFILSDITGSDHCPVGIEIDLKGLV; encoded by the coding sequence ATGAAACTAATAAGCTGGAATGTAAACGGACTAAGGGCTGTTGTAGGCAAGGACGGCTTTAGCTGGCTAAGCGAGCAAAATCCTGATTTTATAGGGCTACAAGAGATAAAAGTAAGCGAGGATAACGTACCAAAGCAGATGTATGAACTTGGCTTTAAAGACATAAGTGTAAACTCAGCCGCTCGCGCTGGATACTCTGGGGTGATGAGCCTGGCTAAATTTGACGCCGTAAGCCTAAAATCGCAGTTTAACGACGATGATGAGGGGCGTGTGCTAGAACATAGATTTGGCGATGTGGTGCTTTTTAACATCTACTTTCCAAACGGACAAAAAGATGATGGGCGGCTTGCGTATAAAATGGACTTTTATGATAAATTCCTAGCCTACTGTGATGAAATTTTAAAAAGCGGCAAGCACGTGATTTTCTGCGGCGATGTAAATACCGCTCACCGCGAAATAGATCTAAAAAACCCAAAGGCAAACTCCAAAACTTCGGGCTTTTTGCCTATTGAAAGGGCGTGGATAGACAGGGTGTTAGAGCATGGATTTGTTGACACTTTTAGGCAGATAAATGGCGATGTGGCGGACGCTTATTCGTGGTGGAGCTATCGCTTTAATGCAAGAGCTAAAAACGTGGGCTGGAGGATTGATTATTTTTTCATCTCAGCAGGACTAAAAGATAGGCTAAAAGACGCATTTATCCTAAGTGATATAACAGGCTCAGATCACTGCCCTGTGGGGATTGAGATAGATTTAAAAGGGCTTGTGTGA
- a CDS encoding metal ABC transporter permease, which produces MMELLEFSFMQRAILAALLVSIISGVIGSLVVINRMSFIAGGVAHGAYGGVGLAIFFGFSPLFGASFFALALGLSIAFLTQNDKRGLDATIGAMWAFGMAFGIILLDLTPGYRSDLISYLFGSILAVSDDDLKFILSTLVLALIFVVLFYRQIVAVSFDAPFARLRGVKSGFIYYAIVALVCLSVVAMIRVVGLILVIALLTIPPFIAQSFSLRLGSMMAFSSFLAVIFCALGLCLSVSYNLTSGASIIAVASVSFFIASLFRKYRTS; this is translated from the coding sequence ATGATGGAGCTTTTGGAGTTTAGCTTTATGCAAAGAGCGATTTTAGCTGCACTTTTAGTATCTATAATATCTGGCGTAATAGGCTCGCTTGTGGTAATAAATCGAATGAGCTTTATCGCTGGAGGCGTAGCTCATGGGGCTTATGGGGGCGTAGGGCTTGCTATATTTTTTGGATTTTCGCCGCTTTTTGGAGCAAGCTTTTTTGCGCTAGCACTTGGGCTTAGCATAGCTTTTTTAACGCAAAACGACAAGCGCGGACTAGACGCCACAATAGGTGCCATGTGGGCGTTTGGAATGGCTTTTGGCATTATTTTACTAGATCTTACCCCTGGATATAGGAGCGATCTTATAAGCTATCTTTTTGGCTCGATTTTAGCAGTTAGCGATGATGATTTAAAATTTATCCTAAGCACTTTAGTGCTTGCGCTAATTTTTGTCGTGCTTTTTTACCGCCAAATAGTCGCCGTTAGCTTTGATGCGCCATTTGCAAGGCTAAGAGGGGTAAAAAGTGGCTTTATCTACTACGCCATAGTTGCGCTTGTATGCCTAAGCGTGGTTGCCATGATTCGAGTGGTTGGGCTTATTTTAGTCATCGCACTTCTTACCATACCGCCATTTATCGCACAAAGCTTTAGCCTGCGCCTTGGAAGCATGATGGCGTTTTCATCGTTTTTGGCGGTCATTTTTTGCGCCTTAGGGCTATGCCTGAGCGTGTCTTATAATCTCACAAGCGGAGCTAGCATAATAGCGGTGGCAAGTGTTTCATTTTTTATCGCTAGCCTTTTTAGAAAATACCGCACCTCCTAG
- the lspA gene encoding signal peptidase II: MGVKFILAFFAVLAIDQGVKQLFLGGFRYDGEFISLVLVFNDGVAFSMLSSLGEWLKYIQLSLVGAIICYLFYERKLLREYAIAIGVLLGSGASNILDRFIHGGVVDYVFWHKWFNFAVFNLADVLIDLSVAYILISSLKRRKNG, encoded by the coding sequence ATGGGGGTTAAATTTATCCTCGCTTTTTTTGCGGTTTTAGCGATAGATCAGGGCGTAAAGCAGCTTTTTTTAGGTGGCTTTAGATACGATGGGGAGTTTATCTCGCTTGTGCTTGTCTTTAATGACGGCGTTGCATTTTCTATGCTTTCAAGCCTTGGGGAGTGGCTCAAATACATTCAGCTATCACTTGTTGGAGCTATAATCTGCTATCTATTTTATGAAAGAAAGCTCTTAAGAGAGTATGCCATAGCAATAGGCGTGCTTTTAGGAAGTGGTGCGTCAAATATACTTGATAGATTTATCCATGGTGGTGTGGTTGATTATGTCTTTTGGCACAAGTGGTTTAATTTTGCAGTCTTTAACCTAGCAGACGTTTTAATAGACTTAAGTGTTGCATATATCCTAATATCAAGTCTAAAAAGGAGAAAAAATGGCTGA
- the hemJ gene encoding protoporphyrinogen oxidase HemJ — protein sequence MAEYYLYFKFLHYIFFVSWMAVLFYQPRLYVYHAENSSKPDFIKVVEVMEYKMYQYIGYPALIGSFVTGALILAAMPELLKTGHIHLKLLVVVLLAAYHFSLGYYMKALKNGTCKRDGMFFRAYNEVPTVALIVIIWVMIVDPF from the coding sequence ATGGCTGAGTATTATCTTTATTTTAAATTCCTGCATTACATATTTTTCGTTTCGTGGATGGCAGTGCTATTTTATCAGCCTAGGCTTTATGTTTATCATGCCGAAAATTCTTCAAAGCCTGATTTTATCAAAGTCGTAGAGGTCATGGAGTATAAGATGTATCAATACATCGGCTATCCAGCGCTTATTGGAAGCTTCGTTACTGGCGCGCTTATATTAGCGGCTATGCCAGAGCTTTTAAAGACGGGGCATATACATTTAAAGCTCCTTGTCGTGGTGCTTTTGGCGGCTTATCATTTTAGTTTGGGGTATTATATGAAGGCGTTAAAAAACGGCACCTGTAAAAGAGATGGTATGTTTTTTAGAGCTTATAATGAAGTTCCAACAGTCGCACTTATTGTGATTATTTGGGTGATGATAGTAGATCCGTTTTAG
- a CDS encoding replication/maintenance protein RepL → MDSSDYYEALSLKFYDEMLGAVLGIKKLEVIKVLAKNADDDGLIRLNIAEIMELSNSSKPTVIATLNALKSVKILKRIKNGVYKITPKSYGASETTQ, encoded by the coding sequence ATGGATAGCAGCGATTATTACGAAGCTTTAAGCCTTAAGTTTTATGATGAGATGCTGGGGGCGGTTTTAGGGATTAAAAAGCTAGAAGTGATAAAAGTCCTAGCCAAAAACGCCGATGACGATGGGCTAATTCGCTTAAATATAGCTGAAATTATGGAGCTTTCAAACTCCAGCAAACCAACCGTCATCGCCACACTTAACGCCCTAAAATCGGTAAAAATTCTAAAGCGCATTAAAAACGGAGTGTATAAAATCACTCCTAAAAGCTATGGTGCGTCAGAGACTACACAATAA